In a single window of the Pirellulales bacterium genome:
- a CDS encoding sigma-70 family RNA polymerase sigma factor, with protein sequence MTDESLDRVNDLLARAQAGEGQQRDALFEACRSYLGVLARAQVESWLQAKVDASDLVQQTLLEAHRDFDRFTGRTGGEWLAWLRRMLTHNAADFVRHYRGTEKRQARREVALGARGDAAESQPAWEPAADDPSPSQQVLAQDEELELAAAVASLAPDHAEVIMLRNLQRLPFDEVARRMNRSRPAAQMLWMRAMKQLERKLRPADAPGADA encoded by the coding sequence ATGACCGACGAATCGCTCGATCGCGTCAACGACTTGTTGGCCCGCGCACAGGCCGGCGAAGGACAGCAGCGCGATGCCCTGTTCGAGGCTTGCCGCAGCTATCTGGGCGTTTTGGCGCGCGCACAAGTGGAAAGCTGGCTGCAGGCCAAGGTCGACGCCTCGGATCTGGTGCAGCAAACCCTGCTCGAAGCGCATCGCGATTTCGATCGCTTCACCGGTCGCACGGGCGGCGAGTGGCTGGCCTGGCTGCGCCGCATGCTGACGCACAACGCGGCCGATTTCGTGCGGCATTACCGCGGCACCGAGAAACGCCAGGCGCGCCGCGAAGTGGCCCTGGGCGCGCGGGGCGACGCGGCCGAATCGCAACCGGCCTGGGAGCCCGCCGCCGACGATCCGTCGCCCAGCCAGCAGGTGTTGGCGCAGGACGAGGAGTTGGAGCTGGCTGCGGCCGTGGCGAGCCTGGCCCCGGACCATGCCGAGGTGATCATGCTCCGCAACTTGCAGCGATTACCCTTCGACGAAGTCGCGCGGCGGATGAATCGCAGCCGGCCCGCCGCGCAAATGCTGTGGATGCGGGCGATGAAACAGCTCGAACGCAAGCTGCGCCCGGCCGACGCTCCGGGGGCCGACGCTTGA
- a CDS encoding serine/threonine protein kinase produces MSDHDDADTGALLDAYLERLQRGDAAARGELLVRRPDLASILECLDRLERFAPSEVELSQAEALDPTLADPASGPPTDTAAGPAAPALAGDYEIIEEIGRGGMGVVFRARQKSLDRPVAIKMVLGCHLASPEQLRRFRLEAKSAAALSHPNIVRVFDAGEVNGQHYFAMEYVAGQSLAQRLAAGPLPLDEAIELLVRVAGAVEYLHAHGIVHRDLKPANILLAADGEPLITDFGLAKLLAADSARTASGVIAGTPSYMAPEQAAGRPDEVGPAADVYSLGAILYELLTGRPPFRAETPLDTVLQVLSGEVIPPRQIERRIDPALEQICLRCLEKRPQDRYPGAAAVAGELQKYQRGEPLAVEATDIWQRIWRWMRREPALAGRLIVLAAFYLVQQLNYRVFHASDAQFHFQVCVILGIWVLVSLAAGRLIKRRRLELGAGFVWGTVDCALLVLVVWMANSVASPLVMLFPLLIAGSGLWFRVRLVWYETALVVASYLALVLDYELLRSELHAVVPVSMAQHVVYVATFFLLGGVIAYQVHRVRSLSRYFDRQFPEQEGA; encoded by the coding sequence TTGAGCGACCACGACGATGCCGATACGGGGGCGCTGCTCGACGCCTATCTCGAGCGGTTGCAGCGCGGCGACGCCGCGGCGCGCGGCGAGCTGCTGGTGCGCCGCCCGGACCTGGCCTCGATCCTGGAATGTCTTGACCGGCTCGAGCGGTTCGCGCCCAGCGAGGTCGAACTGTCGCAAGCCGAAGCACTCGATCCGACGTTGGCCGATCCGGCGAGCGGGCCGCCAACTGACACGGCGGCCGGTCCTGCCGCGCCGGCGCTGGCAGGTGACTACGAGATCATCGAGGAGATCGGCCGCGGCGGCATGGGCGTGGTCTTTCGCGCACGCCAGAAAAGCCTCGACCGGCCTGTGGCGATCAAGATGGTGCTCGGTTGTCACCTGGCCTCGCCCGAGCAGTTGCGCCGGTTTCGGCTCGAGGCCAAGTCGGCCGCCGCCCTGAGCCATCCGAACATCGTCCGCGTGTTCGACGCCGGTGAGGTCAACGGACAGCATTACTTCGCGATGGAATACGTGGCCGGCCAGAGCCTCGCCCAGCGCCTGGCCGCGGGCCCGTTGCCCTTGGACGAGGCGATCGAGCTGCTGGTGCGCGTTGCGGGTGCCGTCGAGTATCTACATGCCCACGGTATCGTGCACCGCGATCTGAAGCCGGCGAACATCTTGCTCGCGGCCGACGGCGAACCGTTGATAACGGATTTTGGCCTGGCCAAATTGCTCGCGGCCGACAGCGCGCGCACCGCCAGTGGTGTGATCGCCGGCACGCCGAGCTACATGGCGCCGGAACAAGCCGCGGGGAGACCAGACGAAGTGGGACCCGCTGCCGACGTGTACAGCTTGGGCGCGATCCTCTACGAGCTGCTCACGGGACGCCCGCCGTTTCGCGCCGAGACGCCGCTCGATACGGTGCTGCAGGTGCTGAGCGGCGAAGTGATTCCGCCGAGGCAAATCGAGCGCCGCATCGATCCGGCACTCGAGCAGATCTGCCTGCGATGCCTGGAAAAACGCCCGCAGGACCGTTACCCCGGCGCCGCGGCCGTGGCGGGCGAATTGCAAAAATATCAGCGCGGCGAGCCGCTGGCCGTCGAGGCGACCGACATCTGGCAGCGCATCTGGCGGTGGATGCGCCGCGAACCGGCGCTGGCCGGCCGGCTGATCGTGTTGGCGGCCTTTTACCTGGTGCAGCAGCTCAACTACCGCGTTTTCCACGCCTCGGATGCCCAATTCCATTTCCAGGTCTGCGTCATCCTGGGAATCTGGGTACTGGTTTCGCTCGCGGCCGGCCGGCTGATCAAGCGGCGCCGCCTGGAGCTGGGCGCCGGTTTCGTGTGGGGGACGGTCGACTGCGCGCTGTTGGTTCTCGTGGTCTGGATGGCGAACTCCGTCGCTAGCCCTTTGGTCATGTTGTTTCCGCTGTTGATTGCCGGATCCGGCCTGTGGTTTCGCGTGCGGCTGGTGTGGTACGAAACGGCCCTGGTCGTGGCGTCGTACCTGGCCCTGGTCCTCGACTACGAGTTGTTGCGCAGCGAGCTGCACGCTGTGGTACCGGTCAGCATGGCGCAGCACGTCGTCTATGTCGCGACGTTTTTCCTGCTGGGAGGAGTGATCGCTTACCAGGTGCACCGCGTGCGCTCGTTGAGCCGGTACTTCGATCGACAGTTCCCCGAGCAAGAGGGCGCCTGA
- a CDS encoding amidase gives MPSATAIRQLAERVRHGSARAADLLAACLESIDRHEARIGAWVVVDRAGAQRAAEASDRRRAAGRSLGPMDGMPIGVKDLFDVAGLPTRSGSSLTSDAPAQRDANLVERLRAAGAVILGKTVTTEWACFDPSATANPWHPQATPGGSSSGSAAAVAAGMCWAALGSQTGGSITRPATFCGTSGLKPAWNELSLAGVCPVSYHLDHPGPIAVRVGELRDVFAALTGDAPADGSAASTPGQASSPPRIRWLKGFFWTAADATVQAHTAQAVERLRSAGAQVHEHPLPTMFDEVIPAHRTIMAVEAAGVHREHFPAQREWFGREVARLLDEGRAAAAVDFAVALEFQRDWRTAVDALTAAESCDALLTPATLSPAPLRRDTTGDPRFNSPWSLAGAPTVSLPCGLSSEGLPVGLQLIGSRRSTRALLDIAAWCETVLGFAAEPPT, from the coding sequence ATGCCCTCGGCAACCGCGATCCGCCAACTCGCCGAGCGTGTGCGCCACGGTTCGGCGCGCGCTGCAGACCTGCTGGCAGCCTGCTTGGAAAGTATCGATCGGCACGAGGCCCGGATCGGTGCCTGGGTCGTCGTCGATCGTGCAGGCGCCCAGCGCGCGGCCGAAGCGAGCGATCGTCGACGCGCCGCGGGACGTTCGTTGGGGCCGATGGACGGCATGCCGATCGGCGTCAAAGACCTGTTCGACGTCGCAGGTCTGCCCACGCGGTCCGGCTCGTCGCTCACCTCCGACGCGCCCGCCCAGCGCGACGCGAACCTCGTCGAGCGGCTCCGCGCCGCCGGTGCGGTCATCCTCGGCAAGACCGTGACGACCGAGTGGGCGTGTTTCGACCCCTCGGCGACCGCCAACCCCTGGCATCCCCAGGCCACGCCGGGAGGTTCGAGCAGCGGGTCCGCAGCGGCCGTCGCAGCGGGCATGTGCTGGGCCGCGCTCGGCTCGCAAACCGGAGGCTCCATCACTCGCCCGGCAACCTTTTGCGGCACCAGTGGGCTCAAGCCGGCCTGGAACGAGTTGAGCCTCGCCGGCGTCTGTCCGGTGAGTTATCACCTCGATCACCCTGGTCCGATCGCCGTTAGAGTCGGCGAGTTGCGCGACGTCTTTGCCGCGCTCACAGGCGATGCGCCGGCGGATGGATCGGCCGCTTCGACGCCAGGCCAGGCGTCTTCTCCACCCCGAATTCGCTGGCTCAAGGGCTTCTTCTGGACAGCCGCCGATGCAACCGTGCAAGCGCACACCGCTCAGGCCGTCGAACGCCTGCGCAGCGCCGGTGCCCAAGTGCACGAGCATCCGTTGCCGACCATGTTCGACGAGGTTATTCCCGCACACCGCACGATCATGGCCGTCGAAGCGGCGGGCGTGCATCGCGAGCATTTTCCAGCGCAGCGCGAATGGTTTGGTCGCGAGGTCGCGCGGCTGTTGGACGAGGGCCGCGCCGCGGCGGCAGTGGATTTTGCCGTGGCGTTGGAATTCCAACGGGACTGGCGAACCGCGGTCGACGCCCTGACGGCTGCCGAATCCTGCGACGCGCTGCTGACGCCTGCGACCCTATCGCCGGCCCCGTTGCGGCGGGACACGACCGGCGATCCACGGTTCAATTCCCCCTGGAGCCTGGCCGGCGCCCCGACCGTGTCGCTGCCGTGCGGGCTGTCGTCCGAGGGTCTCCCGGTGGGGTTGCAGTTGATCGGGAGCCGCAGATCGACGCGTGCTTTGCTCGATATCGCCGCCTGGTGCGAGACGGTGCTGGGATTCGCCGCCGAACCCCCGACTT
- the bioB gene encoding biotin synthase BioB → MISLRTVMSTTFPLSGVQPGTGRWHELAQAVLDGHALTEDEALAVVRAPDEELLDLLAAAYRVRYRHFGNRVQLYFLMNAKSGLCPEDCSYCSQSKVSDAEIPRYNLLQADKILEGARLAAEQQAKTYCIVISARGPNEREMQAVCEIVPQIKARYNLNICACLGLLNDEQALRLKAAGVDRVNHNLNTSDRYYSEICTTHGYDDRVRTLQAVKAAGLEMCSGGIIGMGEEDRDVVRLALSLAELGVLSIPVNFLNPIDGTPLAGLSKLTPRYCLKVLAMFRLVNPARELRIAGGREIHLRSLQPLGLYPANSIFIGDYLTTKGQAPLEDLRMLEDLGFEIVRANVLPDDEASNAPTATAAQPAPAPAGACRSGGCGCH, encoded by the coding sequence ATGATCTCGCTGAGGACCGTCATGAGCACGACTTTCCCGCTAAGCGGCGTTCAACCAGGAACCGGACGCTGGCACGAATTGGCCCAAGCGGTGCTCGACGGCCACGCCTTGACCGAGGACGAGGCCCTCGCCGTGGTCCGTGCGCCGGACGAGGAGCTGCTCGACCTGCTTGCGGCGGCTTACCGCGTGCGCTATCGCCATTTCGGCAACCGGGTGCAGCTCTATTTCTTGATGAACGCCAAGAGCGGCCTGTGCCCCGAGGATTGCTCGTATTGTTCGCAATCCAAGGTGTCGGACGCCGAGATCCCGCGCTACAACCTGCTGCAGGCTGACAAGATTCTCGAAGGCGCCCGCCTGGCAGCCGAGCAACAAGCCAAGACCTACTGCATCGTGATCTCGGCCCGTGGCCCGAACGAGCGCGAAATGCAGGCGGTGTGCGAGATCGTGCCGCAGATCAAGGCTCGGTACAACCTCAACATCTGCGCATGCCTGGGGCTGCTGAACGACGAACAAGCGCTGCGTCTGAAGGCCGCGGGCGTCGATCGCGTTAATCACAACCTCAACACGAGCGACCGCTACTACAGCGAAATCTGCACGACGCACGGCTACGACGATCGCGTGCGTACGTTGCAGGCGGTCAAGGCGGCCGGCCTGGAAATGTGCTCCGGCGGCATCATCGGGATGGGCGAAGAGGACCGCGACGTGGTCCGGCTCGCCCTCAGCCTGGCCGAACTGGGGGTCCTGTCGATTCCGGTCAATTTTCTCAACCCGATCGACGGCACGCCGCTGGCCGGGCTGAGCAAGCTGACGCCGCGCTATTGCCTGAAGGTGCTGGCGATGTTTCGGCTGGTCAATCCAGCGCGCGAACTGCGCATCGCCGGGGGCCGGGAGATTCATCTCCGCAGCCTGCAACCGCTCGGGTTGTACCCTGCCAATTCGATCTTTATCGGCGACTATCTGACCACCAAGGGGCAAGCGCCCTTGGAAGACCTGCGGATGCTCGAAGACCTGGGCTTCGAGATCGTCCGGGCGAACGTGCTACCGGACGACGAAGCGTCAAACGCGCCCACTGCCACGGCCGCTCAGCCGGCCCCGGCGCCCGCAGGCGCTTGCCGTAGCGGCGGCTGCGGTTGCCACTGA
- a CDS encoding gamma carbonic anhydrase family protein, which translates to MCMTESVRHRPELLHETVYLAPGAVVVGDVTIGAESSVWFNAVLRGDCEKIVVGSQSNIQDCCVLHADPGFPCTVGDGVTVGHGAVVHGATVEDNVTIGMKAVVMNGARIGANSIVGVGAVVTEGTEIPPNSLAVGVPAKVKRELSPEQIAMNHLGAQHYVENAKAFAAAAKPSA; encoded by the coding sequence ATGTGCATGACCGAAAGCGTTCGCCATCGGCCGGAACTGTTGCATGAGACCGTGTACCTGGCCCCCGGCGCGGTGGTCGTCGGTGACGTGACGATCGGGGCCGAATCGAGCGTTTGGTTCAACGCGGTCCTGCGGGGCGACTGTGAGAAAATCGTCGTCGGCAGCCAGTCGAACATCCAGGACTGCTGCGTGCTGCATGCCGATCCTGGTTTTCCTTGCACAGTGGGCGACGGCGTTACGGTGGGGCACGGAGCGGTCGTGCATGGAGCGACGGTCGAAGACAACGTCACCATCGGCATGAAGGCCGTGGTCATGAACGGCGCCCGCATCGGGGCGAACTCGATCGTCGGCGTCGGAGCCGTCGTGACCGAGGGCACCGAGATTCCGCCCAATTCGCTCGCCGTCGGGGTGCCGGCCAAGGTGAAGCGCGAGCTGTCGCCCGAGCAGATCGCCATGAATCACCTGGGCGCGCAGCACTACGTCGAGAACGCCAAGGCGTTTGCGGCCGCGGCAAAACCGTCGGCCTAA